From one Lycium ferocissimum isolate CSIRO_LF1 chromosome 5, AGI_CSIRO_Lferr_CH_V1, whole genome shotgun sequence genomic stretch:
- the LOC132056235 gene encoding protein BOLA4, chloroplastic/mitochondrial-like, which translates to MTKALFVVRPNVAALCIRRLSSSVPPRVPAIVKCYSISAPSYRSIKVLPLVGSKIEAFAGHRNFSIRASSDSANNSSFDSPLMQSMQKKIKEQLNAETVVVKDAYGDGRHVSIDVISSAFEGQSAVNRQRMVYKAIWEELQNTVHAVDQMTTKTPTEAAGGK; encoded by the exons ATGACGAAGGCTCTGTTTGTTGTAAGGCCAAACGTGGCGGCGCTGTGTATCCGTCGATTGAGCAGCTCCGTTCCGCCACGTGTGCCTGCCATTGTGAAATGCTACTCTATTTCTGCCCCTTCTTACAGGTCGATTAAGGTCCTTCCCCTTGTAGGTTCGAAGATTGAGGCATTTGCTGGTCACCGGAATTTCAGTATTCGAGCAAGTAGCGATTCTGCCAATAATAGCTCATTTGATTCTCCTCTTATGCAGTCTATGCAAAAAAAG ATCAAGGAACAGTTGAATGCGGAGACAGTCGTAGTTAAAGATGCTTATGGTGATGGTCGGCATGTCAG CATTGATGTAATCTCTTCAGCTTTTGAGGGACAATCTGCTGTGAATAGGCAAAGGATGGTCTACAAAGCCATATGGGAAGAACTTCAGAACACTGTGCATGCAGTTGACCAGATGACTACCAAAACACCAACCGAAGCAGCTGGGGGGAAGTGA